Proteins from a genomic interval of Meiothermus sp.:
- a CDS encoding rhodanese-like domain-containing protein, which yields MQDVFPNELSLWQKRGAVLLDVRSPEEFASGHIPGSRNLPLEQLLEALDTLKSPVVTICATGSRAGLAAEVLGYEGLEVGKLVGGIQGYAAQGYPLERTATQVAEAPFKPEEAPCS from the coding sequence ATGCAGGACGTCTTCCCCAACGAGCTTTCCCTCTGGCAAAAGCGCGGGGCTGTGCTCCTGGACGTGCGTTCGCCGGAAGAGTTCGCCAGCGGGCATATTCCGGGTTCGCGCAACCTTCCCCTGGAGCAGCTTTTGGAGGCGCTGGATACCCTGAAAAGCCCCGTCGTGACCATCTGTGCTACGGGCAGCCGGGCCGGACTGGCCGCCGAGGTGCTGGGGTACGAGGGCCTCGAGGTGGGGAAGCTGGTGGGAGGTATCCAGGGCTACGCGGCCCAGGGTTACCCGCTCGAGCGCACCGCAACCCAGGTGGCCGAAGCACCGTTCAAACCCGAGGAGGCCCCATGTTCTTAG
- a CDS encoding rhodanese-like domain-containing protein has product MIGWLKNLLGGGAAVGRLSPVEAHEKARAGAIILDVRTPLERQEGKIPGSQALPLDRLASEWEKLPRDKEIICQCRSGARSALAARFLAAKGYKAYNLVGGIEAWKRHKLPVK; this is encoded by the coding sequence TTGATCGGCTGGCTTAAAAACCTATTGGGTGGCGGGGCGGCAGTGGGCCGCCTCAGCCCAGTTGAGGCCCACGAAAAAGCCAGGGCCGGCGCCATTATTCTGGATGTCCGTACCCCACTGGAGCGCCAGGAGGGCAAAATCCCCGGCTCGCAGGCCCTGCCGCTCGATCGGCTGGCCAGCGAATGGGAGAAGCTGCCCAGGGACAAAGAAATCATCTGCCAGTGCCGAAGCGGCGCACGCAGCGCCCTGGCCGCGCGTTTTCTGGCCGCCAAGGGCTACAAAGCTTACAACCTGGTAGGCGGCATAGAAGCCTGGAAGCGGCACAAACTCCCGGTGAAGTGA
- a CDS encoding translation initiation factor 2, translated as MKIKWTLLLGFILSLSALAQSLETTLRGVSVAEAQAQVEAAVGAQGLKVARTLNLGGQVKNFKADFPDYLLMVLEPEAGVLAAVQENVMTAIILPPTIYVHAARPGMVTVGTFDPDLMFAMLGVKNTKSRLLGAKLKAVIASLGLPRKVAPAMMPDPSSGMMPALMYVVEGGNVDELTLLIESELGNNGLNVLPSVKMGEVVGIQPCKSEWAYEMFMAQPAGGFAAPCRFFVAPMPGGVLVGAIEPMLMGIMPGVAQNQKTMGMLQEARRVMSQILEGVGGQPYRPRQ; from the coding sequence ATGAAGATCAAGTGGACGCTGTTATTGGGTTTTATTCTCTCGCTATCGGCCCTGGCCCAGTCGCTGGAAACCACCCTGCGCGGGGTTAGCGTGGCCGAGGCCCAGGCCCAGGTCGAGGCCGCCGTTGGCGCCCAGGGGCTCAAGGTGGCCCGCACCCTGAACCTGGGTGGACAGGTCAAAAACTTCAAGGCCGACTTCCCCGACTACCTGCTGATGGTGCTCGAGCCCGAGGCCGGGGTGCTGGCTGCGGTGCAGGAAAACGTGATGACCGCCATCATCCTGCCCCCCACCATCTACGTGCACGCCGCCCGGCCTGGGATGGTCACGGTGGGCACCTTCGACCCCGACCTGATGTTTGCCATGCTGGGGGTCAAAAACACCAAGAGCCGGCTCTTGGGGGCCAAGCTCAAAGCGGTAATTGCCAGCCTGGGGCTGCCCCGTAAGGTGGCACCGGCCATGATGCCCGACCCCAGCTCCGGCATGATGCCAGCCCTGATGTACGTGGTCGAGGGGGGCAACGTGGATGAACTCACCCTCTTAATCGAAAGCGAGCTGGGGAATAACGGCCTCAACGTGCTGCCCTCGGTCAAGATGGGCGAGGTAGTCGGCATCCAGCCTTGCAAGAGCGAGTGGGCCTACGAGATGTTCATGGCCCAGCCTGCCGGTGGCTTTGCCGCGCCCTGCCGTTTCTTTGTGGCCCCCATGCCCGGCGGCGTGCTGGTAGGGGCCATTGAGCCCATGCTGATGGGTATCATGCCAGGCGTGGCGCAAAACCAGAAAACCATGGGCATGCTCCAGGAAGCCCGGCGGGTGATGAGCCAGATTCTGGAAGGGGTCGGCGGCCAACCCTATCGCCCCCGGCAATAG
- a CDS encoding rhodanese-like domain-containing protein, protein MRRGWIVLVLLGSLGLAQEMSPASLQEMGNFIKKTNPASYLLYAAEAKDFVEVFEPFILDVRTAEERSRGFLPGSVHIHISQLPDRLGELPKEKDKPILVYCGTGHVSAVAAAYLRALGYREVKNLNGGFRAWLELGLPVQRP, encoded by the coding sequence ATGCGTAGGGGTTGGATTGTGCTGGTACTGCTGGGTAGCCTGGGCCTGGCCCAGGAGATGAGCCCGGCCTCACTGCAGGAGATGGGCAACTTCATCAAGAAAACAAACCCCGCCAGCTACCTGCTCTACGCCGCCGAGGCCAAGGACTTTGTAGAGGTCTTCGAGCCTTTTATCCTGGACGTTCGCACCGCCGAGGAGCGCTCGAGGGGCTTCCTGCCCGGCTCGGTGCACATCCACATCAGCCAGCTACCCGACCGTCTGGGTGAGCTACCCAAAGAAAAAGATAAGCCCATCCTGGTCTATTGCGGCACCGGGCATGTCAGTGCGGTGGCGGCGGCCTATTTGCGGGCCCTGGGCTACCGCGAAGTCAAGAACCTGAATGGGGGTTTTCGGGCCTGGCTCGAGCTGGGCCTGCCGGTACAAAGACCCTAG
- the soxA gene encoding sulfur oxidation c-type cytochrome SoxA — MGRFWRLVGAVALALFSLMVLAQEEDDPAKEAEKQKKQLLEQSGGILPSDLYVEQGEQLFKAKRGPKQASLEACDFGRGPGKLEGVVGRLPRYFFDTRRVEDLDSRIRTCMIRLQGFKPEEIKRSDVVAIAFYLASLSNEQPVTVRPLMPQEKKLYELGERLFYLRAGPRDMGCATCHVTYVGRRAGVLPYSDILKDKRAASHWPAFRYSNDQAWTMADRIRACYSNLSMPAPDFYSEPIIALTLFMNVQANGARMDLPGFIR, encoded by the coding sequence ATGGGTCGCTTCTGGCGTTTGGTAGGGGCGGTTGCTCTAGCCCTTTTTAGCCTGATGGTGCTGGCCCAGGAAGAAGATGATCCGGCCAAGGAGGCCGAGAAGCAGAAGAAGCAGCTTCTGGAGCAGAGCGGAGGGATTCTTCCCAGCGACCTGTATGTGGAGCAGGGCGAGCAGTTATTCAAAGCCAAGCGCGGGCCCAAGCAAGCGAGCCTCGAGGCCTGCGACTTTGGCCGGGGGCCGGGGAAGCTCGAGGGGGTGGTGGGGCGGCTGCCCCGTTACTTCTTCGATACCCGGCGCGTCGAAGACCTCGACTCGCGCATCCGCACCTGCATGATTCGCTTGCAGGGCTTCAAACCGGAGGAGATCAAGCGCAGCGATGTGGTAGCGATCGCGTTTTACCTGGCCTCGCTCTCCAACGAGCAGCCGGTAACGGTACGTCCCCTGATGCCCCAGGAGAAAAAGCTCTATGAGCTGGGCGAGCGGCTCTTTTATCTGCGGGCCGGCCCGCGCGATATGGGCTGTGCAACCTGCCACGTGACCTACGTAGGCAGGCGGGCGGGGGTGCTCCCCTACTCCGACATCCTCAAGGACAAACGTGCCGCCAGCCACTGGCCTGCCTTCCGCTACTCCAATGACCAGGCCTGGACCATGGCCGACCGCATCCGGGCTTGCTACAGCAACCTCAGCATGCCCGCACCCGACTTCTACTCCGAGCCCATCATCGCCCTGACCCTATTCATGAACGTGCAGGCCAACGGGGCCCGGATGGACTTGCCCGGTTTCATACGCTAG
- a CDS encoding sulfite exporter TauE/SafE family protein — MFLAWIGAILIGLALGMLGSGGSILTVPILVYLVGEPDKLAIAESLAIVGLIALVGAIPYALKAQIDWRNVLFFGLPGMAGTYLGAYFSKWVPGVWQLGLFAVVMLLAAYMMFRPPRLEAPTQKRSYLKIVLDGLVVGILTGLVGVGGGFLIVPALVLLGGLPMYLAVGTSLLIVAMKSGSGFYKYLHLLPEQGYTVHWDIVLIFAALGIVGSLFGGRLAASIPQLTLRRGFAGFLVVMGVFILWQNLPKVLHG, encoded by the coding sequence ATGTTCTTAGCCTGGATAGGTGCAATTCTGATTGGCCTGGCCCTGGGCATGCTGGGCTCGGGTGGCTCCATCCTCACGGTACCCATCCTGGTCTACCTGGTGGGAGAGCCCGACAAACTGGCCATTGCCGAGTCGCTGGCCATCGTGGGCCTGATTGCCCTGGTGGGGGCCATACCCTACGCCCTCAAGGCCCAGATAGACTGGCGCAACGTGCTGTTTTTTGGCCTGCCGGGCATGGCCGGCACCTACCTGGGGGCCTACTTTTCCAAATGGGTGCCGGGGGTCTGGCAACTGGGGCTGTTTGCAGTGGTAATGCTGCTGGCCGCCTACATGATGTTCCGCCCCCCGCGGCTCGAGGCCCCCACACAAAAACGCTCTTACCTAAAAATCGTCCTGGATGGCCTGGTAGTGGGCATCCTCACCGGCCTGGTGGGGGTGGGTGGAGGGTTTTTAATTGTCCCGGCCCTGGTCTTGCTGGGCGGGCTGCCCATGTACCTGGCCGTGGGCACCAGCCTGCTGATTGTAGCCATGAAATCGGGCAGTGGGTTCTATAAGTACCTGCACCTGCTACCCGAGCAGGGCTACACCGTCCACTGGGATATCGTGCTGATCTTCGCGGCGCTGGGCATTGTGGGCAGCCTGTTTGGGGGCCGCCTGGCGGCCTCGATCCCCCAGCTCACCCTGCGGCGCGGCTTTGCCGGGTTTTTAGTGGTGATGGGGGTTTTCATCCTGTGGCAGAACCTGCCCAAGGTGTTACATGGGTAA
- the soxB gene encoding thiosulfohydrolase SoxB → MTRRELIQLMLALGITSPKAFAQAMERPEALYDLPPFGNVTLLFNTDLHGQLRPHYFMEPPNLLAAKALEGRPGYLTGEAFLRYYGIRRGSLEAYTFASVDFATLAQRFGPMGGGAYIGALIQQQKALAGEKRTLVLDGGDTWTNSGISLLTKGQVMVDWMNRVGFDHMVFHWEYTLGRARVEELVQALKAKIISFNIVDDLFGDPIYEPYAIHEIGGYTIGLIGSTFPYVKVSHPEEFSEGLSFGVRENELQKYVDELRGKGVDAVVMLSHNGVPLDLALAGRIKGLDLILTGHTHDFTPAPIRVGNTWLVAGGSAGKAVVRVDLQMKKGGIADIRAKTLPVATNLIKPDPGLEAFIREAYAPHLDYLDQVLGTTETLLYKRDSTYSTLDELAGRAVRAAYPEVEVAFSTGTRWGTAILPGQPITMDKILAFTGFTYPEVYVFKLKGERLHAVLEDVAANTFNPDPFYQQGGDMSRVFGLTYDLAVNAPTGQRIRNVAIQGRRLDPNREYTLASFGGRLQRSGTLVEKYTPRPIYDLIAEYLKQVKTVNIPPRPSMRVLDQRYVLPG, encoded by the coding sequence TTGACCCGACGTGAACTGATACAACTCATGCTGGCCTTGGGTATTACCTCTCCCAAAGCCTTCGCCCAGGCCATGGAACGCCCCGAGGCCCTATACGATCTGCCTCCTTTTGGCAACGTTACCCTCCTCTTTAACACCGACCTGCACGGCCAGCTGCGGCCCCACTATTTCATGGAGCCGCCCAACCTGCTGGCGGCCAAAGCCCTGGAGGGCAGGCCTGGCTACCTCACCGGCGAGGCATTTTTGCGCTACTACGGCATCCGGCGGGGTAGCCTCGAGGCCTACACCTTCGCCTCGGTGGACTTTGCAACCCTGGCCCAGCGGTTCGGGCCGATGGGGGGTGGGGCCTATATCGGGGCCCTGATCCAGCAGCAAAAAGCGCTGGCGGGCGAAAAGCGCACCCTGGTACTGGACGGCGGGGATACCTGGACCAACTCCGGTATCTCGCTTCTGACCAAGGGGCAGGTCATGGTGGATTGGATGAACCGGGTGGGCTTCGACCACATGGTCTTCCACTGGGAGTACACCCTGGGGCGTGCGCGCGTGGAGGAGCTGGTGCAGGCCCTGAAGGCTAAAATCATCAGCTTCAACATCGTGGACGACCTGTTTGGCGACCCCATCTACGAGCCTTACGCCATCCACGAAATCGGCGGCTATACCATAGGCCTGATTGGCTCAACCTTCCCCTATGTGAAGGTCTCACACCCCGAGGAGTTCTCCGAGGGGCTCTCCTTTGGCGTCCGGGAAAACGAGCTACAGAAGTATGTGGACGAGCTGCGGGGCAAGGGCGTAGACGCGGTGGTGATGCTCTCCCACAACGGCGTGCCGCTGGATCTGGCCCTGGCCGGGCGCATCAAGGGCCTGGATCTGATTCTGACTGGCCATACCCACGACTTCACCCCGGCGCCCATCCGGGTGGGCAATACCTGGCTGGTGGCCGGAGGTTCGGCGGGCAAGGCCGTGGTGCGGGTAGACCTACAGATGAAGAAAGGGGGGATTGCCGATATACGGGCCAAGACCCTGCCGGTAGCCACCAACCTGATCAAGCCCGACCCTGGGCTCGAGGCCTTCATCCGCGAAGCCTACGCCCCCCACCTGGACTACCTCGACCAGGTGCTGGGCACCACCGAGACCCTGCTGTACAAGCGCGACTCCACCTACTCCACCCTGGACGAGCTGGCCGGGCGGGCGGTTCGGGCGGCCTACCCCGAGGTAGAGGTAGCTTTCAGTACTGGCACCCGCTGGGGCACGGCCATTCTGCCGGGCCAGCCCATCACCATGGATAAAATCCTGGCCTTCACCGGCTTTACCTACCCCGAAGTCTATGTGTTCAAGCTCAAGGGCGAGCGCCTGCACGCCGTGCTCGAGGATGTAGCAGCCAACACCTTTAACCCCGATCCCTTCTACCAGCAGGGCGGCGACATGAGCCGGGTTTTCGGCCTCACCTACGATCTGGCAGTAAACGCCCCCACCGGCCAGCGCATCCGCAACGTGGCGATTCAGGGCCGCCGCCTCGATCCCAACCGGGAGTACACCCTGGCATCCTTTGGGGGTCGCCTCCAGCGCAGCGGCACCCTGGTGGAAAAATACACCCCCCGCCCCATCTACGACCTGATTGCCGAGTACCTCAAGCAGGTCAAGACCGTTAACATCCCCCCGCGCCCCAGTATGCGGGTGCTGGATCAGCGCTATGTACTGCCCGGATAA
- the soxY gene encoding thiosulfate oxidation carrier protein SoxY: MDRRTFLKASAGAVAGTVLANQLTAALAQGGLEGEDIANLEKGLQQVLGKSFKDLTLSQQVKLVAPTIAESGANVPVEIEASLPADQVKAIHCFCDKNANPLLFTVILNGVLPYYATRVRVAETAPVRAVVETKDGKLLMAAQSVRVTVGGCG, from the coding sequence GTGGATAGAAGAACATTTCTAAAAGCATCGGCAGGGGCCGTTGCCGGAACCGTGCTGGCCAATCAGCTCACGGCGGCACTGGCCCAGGGAGGCCTCGAGGGCGAGGACATCGCCAACCTCGAGAAGGGCTTGCAACAGGTTCTGGGCAAGAGCTTCAAAGACTTGACCCTCTCGCAGCAGGTCAAGCTGGTGGCCCCTACCATCGCCGAGTCGGGCGCCAACGTACCGGTGGAGATCGAGGCCAGCCTGCCCGCCGATCAGGTCAAGGCCATTCACTGCTTCTGTGACAAGAACGCCAATCCCCTGCTCTTTACGGTCATTCTCAACGGGGTTCTACCCTACTACGCCACCCGCGTGCGGGTCGCCGAAACCGCCCCGGTGCGGGCCGTGGTCGAGACCAAAGACGGCAAGTTGTTGATGGCCGCGCAGTCGGTGCGGGTCACGGTAGGCGGTTGCGGTTAA
- the soxZ gene encoding thiosulfate oxidation carrier complex protein SoxZ: MAINILVRFNPAKPKAGDEVRVQIVVQHPMEPGTRRDASGKLIPADHINEVNVTMDGQLIAQVKPGPGTSANPLFAFKMKANKAGQLKVTCKDLNGQTGEKTADLTLA; this comes from the coding sequence ATGGCGATTAACATCTTGGTTCGTTTCAACCCAGCCAAACCCAAAGCGGGCGATGAAGTTCGGGTGCAGATTGTCGTACAACACCCCATGGAGCCCGGTACCCGCCGGGACGCCAGCGGGAAGTTAATTCCTGCCGACCACATCAACGAGGTCAACGTGACCATGGACGGGCAGCTCATCGCCCAGGTCAAGCCGGGCCCTGGCACCAGCGCCAACCCCTTGTTCGCCTTCAAGATGAAGGCCAACAAAGCCGGTCAGCTCAAGGTCACCTGCAAAGACCTGAACGGCCAGACTGGCGAAAAAACCGCAGATCTCACCCTGGCCTAG
- a CDS encoding rhodanese-like domain-containing protein, whose translation MLTVPYKDITPQQAQELLEEKVLFVDVREAEEFANSRIPGAKLVPLSEFAGRAAELPEDEPVVLYCRSGGRSAQAAAWLAAKGYARVLNLDGGILAWYRAGLPLDTVPVEVTYRETAFTELTPHEAKAWVDAGAYVVDVREPYEYAMGHVPGAVNIPLGRFVSEVGKLPKDRKLVVVCASGGRSSQASEYLVGHGFAKENVGNLEGGTYGWMSAGFEVER comes from the coding sequence ATGTTGACCGTGCCCTACAAGGACATCACCCCCCAACAAGCGCAGGAGCTGCTCGAGGAGAAGGTCCTCTTCGTGGACGTGCGCGAGGCCGAGGAGTTCGCCAACTCCCGCATCCCCGGCGCCAAGCTGGTGCCGCTGTCCGAGTTCGCCGGGCGGGCCGCCGAGCTGCCTGAGGACGAGCCGGTGGTGCTCTACTGCCGCAGCGGGGGCCGCTCGGCGCAGGCGGCGGCCTGGCTGGCGGCCAAGGGCTACGCCCGGGTGCTCAACCTCGACGGGGGCATCCTGGCGTGGTACCGCGCCGGGCTGCCCTTGGACACCGTCCCGGTGGAGGTGACCTACCGCGAGACCGCCTTCACCGAGCTCACCCCGCACGAGGCCAAGGCCTGGGTGGACGCAGGGGCCTACGTCGTGGACGTGCGCGAACCCTACGAGTACGCCATGGGCCACGTACCCGGCGCGGTCAATATCCCGCTGGGGCGCTTCGTGAGCGAGGTGGGCAAACTACCCAAAGACCGCAAGCTGGTGGTGGTCTGCGCCTCCGGGGGCCGTTCGTCGCAGGCCTCGGAGTACCTGGTGGGGCACGGCTTTGCCAAGGAAAACGTGGGCAACCTCGAGGGCGGCACCTACGGCTGGATGAGCGCAGGCTTTGAGGTGGAGCGTTGA
- the soxX gene encoding sulfur oxidation c-type cytochrome SoxX: MQRIYLLTLLVLLGLALGQTGPSYIDAELQRLIQAGGQNYSNILLRQAPDQALCSIHRNRLPADVLGPFIEAQRQTIKYPADGKLMGDWKQGDAIFNTLARGNCFSCHVGSPRNIGGNVGPSLEKYGQRGTSEAVQKYTYEVIYNTWAYFPCTVMYRFGHNGLLKPEEIAHVVAYLLDPASDFNTKPALKR, from the coding sequence GTGCAGCGCATCTATTTGCTTACGCTCCTGGTGCTCCTGGGTCTGGCGCTCGGGCAGACCGGCCCGTCTTACATTGACGCCGAGCTCCAGCGGTTGATTCAGGCAGGGGGGCAGAACTACTCCAACATCCTGCTCAGACAGGCCCCCGACCAGGCTCTGTGCTCCATCCACCGCAACAGGCTACCCGCTGATGTGTTGGGCCCCTTCATCGAGGCTCAGCGCCAGACCATCAAATACCCTGCCGACGGCAAACTGATGGGGGACTGGAAGCAGGGCGATGCCATCTTCAACACCCTGGCCCGCGGCAACTGCTTCTCCTGCCACGTGGGCTCTCCCCGCAACATTGGGGGCAATGTAGGGCCCAGCCTGGAGAAGTATGGCCAGCGCGGCACTTCTGAGGCAGTACAGAAGTACACCTACGAGGTGATTTACAACACCTGGGCCTACTTCCCCTGCACGGTGATGTACCGCTTTGGGCATAACGGACTGCTCAAGCCGGAGGAGATCGCCCATGTGGTGGCCTACCTGCTCGACCCGGCTTCGGACTTCAACACCAAACCGGCGCTGAAGCGCTAA
- a CDS encoding TlpA disulfide reductase family protein has translation MKRLLATLILFTVGLAVSPGQVAPDFRLRNISGKVYTLASFKGKPVVITFWASWCPICRAEFPKLHQLAQEYQVPFVVISREPRDTEQVVRDYMKNYPRFLPLLAQPGGDNPVAVANRYKVLGQPWTFVLDGEGKVVNLYAGKVEVESLKDDLALAGYE, from the coding sequence ATGAAACGTTTGCTTGCAACCCTCATTTTGTTTACGGTAGGCCTGGCCGTCTCGCCCGGACAGGTTGCCCCGGACTTCCGGCTGCGCAATATATCCGGCAAGGTCTACACCCTGGCCAGTTTTAAGGGCAAGCCGGTGGTAATTACTTTCTGGGCCAGTTGGTGCCCCATCTGCCGGGCTGAGTTTCCCAAGTTGCACCAGCTTGCACAGGAGTACCAGGTGCCTTTTGTGGTCATTAGCCGTGAGCCCCGCGACACCGAACAGGTGGTGCGGGATTACATGAAAAACTACCCCCGATTTCTGCCCCTCCTGGCCCAGCCTGGTGGCGATAACCCGGTTGCTGTAGCCAATCGCTATAAGGTGTTGGGCCAGCCCTGGACTTTTGTGCTCGATGGCGAGGGTAAGGTAGTAAACCTTTATGCTGGCAAGGTGGAGGTCGAGTCCCTCAAGGACGACCTCGCCCTGGCGGGCTATGAGTGA
- the soxX gene encoding sulfur oxidation c-type cytochrome SoxX, translated as MKKRYTLGVLVVLLAGLTLSQQGPFQQRVQQAIQSGGSKFAETMKQDPDQALCSQYRDKLPPELVGAFLERQRALIKYPADGKLMGDWKQGEALFTNPRKGNCYACHTGDPKEAGAGRMGPGLVNYGQRGTSEAVVKYTYDKIYNAWASMPCSLMYRAGHHGILTPEETAHVTAFLLDPASPVNAKR; from the coding sequence GTGAAGAAAAGGTATACCTTAGGAGTTTTAGTCGTGCTGCTGGCGGGGCTCACCCTTTCCCAGCAGGGCCCCTTTCAGCAGCGGGTGCAGCAGGCTATTCAGAGCGGCGGCAGTAAGTTTGCTGAGACCATGAAGCAAGATCCCGACCAGGCCCTGTGCTCGCAGTACCGCGACAAACTGCCCCCAGAGCTGGTAGGGGCCTTCCTCGAGCGCCAGCGGGCTCTGATTAAGTACCCCGCCGACGGCAAGCTGATGGGGGACTGGAAACAGGGCGAGGCCCTTTTCACCAATCCCCGCAAGGGTAACTGCTACGCCTGCCACACCGGCGACCCCAAGGAAGCAGGGGCCGGGCGGATGGGGCCAGGGCTGGTGAATTACGGACAGCGCGGCACCAGCGAGGCGGTGGTCAAGTACACCTACGACAAGATTTACAACGCCTGGGCTTCCATGCCCTGCTCGCTGATGTACCGGGCCGGCCACCACGGCATTCTGACCCCGGAGGAAACCGCCCACGTAACCGCTTTCCTGCTCGACCCGGCCTCGCCGGTCAATGCCAAGAGGTGA
- a CDS encoding thioredoxin fold domain-containing protein, with the protein MRYILLLMLGALVGVNAQGVDFERWYPYAQASQYAQAHGRILMVYFWSEACPYCDQMNTHVLSDPRVSSILERRFVVASVDSHSPEGRALSTQMRAFGTPSFVFFVPQGGTLKEAGRLFGSRTRAQFLNELQQICAKVGGEGCG; encoded by the coding sequence ATGCGGTACATCTTATTACTAATGCTCGGGGCCCTGGTGGGCGTCAACGCCCAGGGGGTAGACTTCGAGCGCTGGTATCCCTATGCCCAGGCCAGCCAGTATGCCCAGGCGCATGGACGCATTTTGATGGTCTATTTCTGGAGTGAAGCCTGTCCTTACTGCGACCAGATGAACACCCATGTGCTGTCCGACCCGAGGGTCTCGAGCATCCTCGAGCGCCGCTTTGTGGTCGCCAGCGTGGACAGCCATAGCCCCGAAGGTCGCGCCCTGAGCACGCAAATGCGGGCGTTTGGCACACCCAGTTTTGTCTTCTTCGTACCCCAAGGGGGTACGTTGAAAGAAGCGGGCCGGCTATTCGGTAGCCGAACCCGTGCACAGTTTCTGAACGAACTTCAGCAAATCTGTGCGAAGGTGGGAGGTGAAGGTTGTGGATAG
- the soxA gene encoding sulfur oxidation c-type cytochrome SoxA produces the protein MRNRSLWIGFLLALGLGLSIALTQQQEVDPYKEAERQRELFRQTAGILPGELYAAQGEELFAQKRGPKNASLEACDFGLGPGKLEGALTQLPRYFADTRRVEDLETRIVSCMVRLQGFKPEEIKRDDVKALTAYVASKSSEMPINVVPKTSQEIAMYNLGRELWYHRAGDRDMNCAICHDAYAGGRVRLSPVRSPRQGLSNEWPAYRFEADKLYTLQDRIAFCYESVGIHPPDHYSEPMIALSVYMLTEATKGKNTFTELPGFTR, from the coding sequence ATGCGCAACCGCAGCCTGTGGATTGGATTTTTGTTGGCGCTGGGGTTGGGCCTGAGCATCGCCCTCACCCAGCAGCAAGAAGTAGACCCCTACAAGGAAGCTGAGCGGCAGCGGGAGCTGTTCCGCCAGACTGCCGGCATCCTGCCCGGCGAGCTGTATGCCGCCCAAGGCGAAGAGCTTTTTGCCCAGAAGCGCGGCCCCAAGAACGCCAGCCTCGAGGCCTGCGACTTCGGCCTGGGGCCGGGGAAGCTCGAGGGCGCCCTGACGCAGCTCCCCCGTTACTTTGCCGATACCAGGCGGGTGGAGGACCTCGAGACGCGCATCGTGAGCTGCATGGTGCGGCTACAGGGCTTCAAACCCGAAGAAATCAAGCGCGATGATGTGAAAGCCCTCACCGCCTACGTGGCCTCCAAGTCCAGCGAGATGCCCATCAATGTGGTGCCCAAAACCTCCCAGGAGATCGCCATGTACAACCTGGGCCGCGAGCTGTGGTACCACCGGGCCGGCGACCGCGACATGAACTGCGCCATCTGTCACGATGCCTACGCCGGGGGCCGGGTGCGGCTCTCGCCGGTGCGCAGCCCGCGCCAGGGCTTATCCAACGAGTGGCCCGCCTACCGCTTCGAGGCCGACAAACTCTACACCCTGCAAGACCGCATCGCCTTCTGCTACGAGTCGGTGGGCATTCACCCGCCCGATCACTACTCCGAACCCATGATTGCCCTCTCCGTGTATATGCTGACCGAGGCCACCAAGGGCAAGAACACGTTCACCGAACTACCAGGGTTCACCCGCTAA
- a CDS encoding CZB domain-containing protein, whose amino-acid sequence MNLLDWLRNWGRKQPTEAPKLDAAEQHFMGLDVQAVINAHLAWRKRLEDAILGHSNEELDIGVIMQDNQCLLGHWLYGQAARSTLALHPEFTALRETHRTFHLYAARVVQTLRMRGVEAAQAMLEADFDRLSKDIVFNLAALMHKERTLH is encoded by the coding sequence ATGAATCTATTGGACTGGCTCCGTAACTGGGGCCGCAAACAACCCACGGAAGCCCCCAAGTTAGATGCAGCAGAGCAGCACTTTATGGGCCTGGATGTCCAGGCCGTGATCAACGCCCATCTGGCCTGGCGTAAGCGCCTCGAAGATGCCATCCTGGGCCACTCCAACGAAGAGCTTGATATTGGCGTCATCATGCAGGACAACCAGTGCCTGCTGGGTCATTGGCTTTATGGTCAGGCCGCCCGCAGCACCCTGGCCCTGCACCCCGAGTTTACGGCCCTGCGGGAAACGCACCGTACATTCCACCTCTACGCCGCCCGGGTGGTGCAAACCCTCCGCATGCGTGGGGTGGAGGCTGCTCAGGCCATGCTCGAGGCCGACTTCGACCGTCTATCCAAAGACATTGTGTTTAATCTGGCTGCGCTCATGCACAAAGAGCGCACCCTTCACTAA